Within the Nitrosococcus wardiae genome, the region AAAGATAAGGTCAATTTGACCTGTGTTGGTGATTCGCTGGGTTGTATCTGCTGGGATTCGGACGACATCACCCTCGATGGCATCAGTTGGAGCTAAGTCACTTATTTCTACACGTCCTTGTCCAGAAATGATGATGTAACGTTCAGTTATTCCTTTTAATTTGTGCCAAGCTGTAGTTACGCCAGGCTCGACTCTTGCCCGTGAAATAGAAACATATTCATCCCCGGAATCATTTGCTGTTTCTGCAATATAGCACCGCTCCTCCGTCTTGAATTCTGTAGATAAATTGCTTTTTTTTACTTCCGGTCGCATGGTTGCCTCCCTTTAATTGCAGCTCACCTGGAGTAGATCCCCTAGATGGGATTTTATATTAGAGGCGATTCTAATAAATATCCTTTGCGATTTCTCTGAATGAAAACCTTATCTCTAGAGGATAATCTGTGAGTTCTGTGGCCCCAATCACATTATTTTTTTCCATAGTGTGGCATAAAAAACCTGCCATATAACATGGTGTTACTTCAATTTTTCATTGATGACTCCACAGCCACTAAGTAGAGATACTTGGTGGCTTTTTTTATTATAAATTTGGTAGTCGATTGATAAATATTGACTTCGAAAACTTGCCGATGAAAGCAGCTTTCTCCCCTATAAAGATAATCTTGGGCCTACAGATAACTCAACAGCCAATATCACCATAGCGCCTCCCAAGGTCCAGATAACGGCTAACCCCATCTCCCCGTAAGAAAAATTAAAAGTCCAGGCAAAACCTACCAAGGTTATTTCAAGCAGTATCAACCATAAACCCCGGGTAAAAAGATAAAAAGCCACCTCAAATTAATGTATTTGTACCCATGTAATCTCTATAGTAAAATCAACCACTTATGCAGCGCTGGAGGAAGATGGGTCCGAAGTATTGAAATAATTAAGCTTGTAAGAAAAAAATTTTTAAGTAGGGAGACTTACAAGGCTAAGAGTTTCGACGGTCTGTTGAGTTTCTGAAGCACCTAATAAAAGGAATATTTCAGCCGACTATTTATAAATAAAATAAAAAACTGCATTTTTTATAATTTTGAATAAATTGACTAGTAGGGGCAATAAGGTTTTTCTTGCTCATGTGCGTGAGACCCAGGCGGGGCACTGGGAAGAGCACGCCCTTGAAGAACACCTGCAAACTGCGGCACAGTTGGCCGATCGGTTTGCGACCCCGTTTGGAAGCGGTGATTGGGCTTATCTTGCAGGCTTGTGGCATGATCTAGGGAAATACCGCCTGGCTTTCCAACATTATATCAGAAGTGCTTCTGGCTATGATCCGGATGCGCATATCGAAGCACCCG harbors:
- a CDS encoding cupin domain-containing protein; this translates as MRPEVKKSNLSTEFKTEERCYIAETANDSGDEYVSISRARVEPGVTTAWHKLKGITERYIIISGQGRVEISDLAPTDAIEGDVVRIPADTTQRITNTGQIDLIFYAVCSPPFQTSCYVSLEEDFRNPNGNSLY